A DNA window from Daucus carota subsp. sativus chromosome 3, DH1 v3.0, whole genome shotgun sequence contains the following coding sequences:
- the LOC108214743 gene encoding uncharacterized protein LOC108214743, with translation MATYWSSPPTIQPQQQKQLVHTHTLLLHPAYSRFKYPPPRTRNASLFIRCSDTSSAPAETSSKSNVISTRRSVEAPKIKSPKLGKNKIQLKVKDQKNKVVDVRTMYQNGDPLGRRDLGKPVVKWVSQGMKAMASDFATAEIQGEFSEVQQKMGPGLTFVIQSQPYLNAIPMPVGVEAVCFKACTHYPTLFDHFQRELRDVLQDLQSKSLVASWTQTQSWKLLKKLATSAQHKAIARKVSQPKAVQGALGMDIHKVKAIQSRIDDFTTRMSELLRIERDSELEFTQQELDAVPMPDETSDMSKPIEFLVTHGQVEQELCDTICNLIAVNTFIGLGGMHVVVFRVEGHHRLPPTTLSPGDLVCVRTCDSRGAGATSCVQGFVNNLGDDGCSISVALESRHGDPTFSKLFGKSIRIDRIYGLADTLTYERNCEALMMLQKKGLQKKNSSIGTVATLFGDEDDVAWLEENDVVDWAEAEVNGMLDFDKYDKSQRRAIALGLNKKRPMLIIQGPPGTGKTGLLKKIILLSVERGERVLVTAPTNAAVDNMVEKLSDVEIDIVRVGNPARISSTVASKSLAEIVDFRLEDFREEFERKKSDLRKDLRQCLRDDSLAAGIRQLLKQLGKALKKKEKETVRDILTSAQVVLTTNTGAADPLIRRLDTFDLVVIDEAGQAIEPSCWIPMLQGRRTILAGDECQLAPVILSRKASEGGLGISLLERAAKLHDGVLATKLTTQYRMNDAIASWASKEMYEGTLTSSQTVSSHLLVDSPFVMPTWITQCPLLLLDTRMPYGSLSVGCEEHLDPAGTGSFYNEGEADIIVQHVFSLLYAGVSPSAIAVQSPYVAQVQLLRDRLDEIPVARGIEVSTIDSFQGREADAVIISMVRSNTMGAVGFLGDSRRMNVAITRARKHVAVVCDSSTICHNTFLARLLRHIRYFGRVKHAEPGSFGGSGLGMNPMLPSIS, from the exons ATGGCGACTTACTGGTCATCCCCTCCGACTATCCAGCCGCAGCAGCAGAAGCAGCTTGTTCATACACACACACTTCTATTACATCCTGCGTATTCTCGGTTCAAGTACCCCCCACCTCGTACCAGAAATGCTAGTTTGTTTATCAGGTGTAGTGATACCAGCAGTGCCCCCGCAGAAACGAGTAGCAAGAGTAACGTAATTAGTACTAGGAGGTCAGTGGAGGCGCCCAAGATTAAAAGCCCCAAGCTTGGAAAAAACAAGATTCAATTGAAGGTTAAAGACCAGAAGAATAAGGTTGTTGATGTGAGGACTATGTATCAGAATGGGGATCCTTTGGGGCGCAGGGATCTGGGGAAGCCTGTGGTGAAATGGGTTTCTCAGGGGATGAAGGCTATGGCGTCTGATTTCGCTACGGCGGAGATTCAGGGGGAGTTCTCTGAGGTTCAGCAGAAAATGGGGCCTGGGCTAACCTTTGTGATTCAGTCTCAGCCTTATCTGAATGCTATTCCCATGCCTGTTGGTGTGGAAGCTGTTTGCTTTAAGGCCTGCACTCACTACCCTACCCTCTTTGATCATTTCCAGAGGGAGCTCCGGGATGTTCTCCAGGATCTCCAATCCAAGTCTTTAGTCGCCTCGTGGACTCAGACGCAGAGTTGGAAGCTCCTCAAGAAGCTGGCCACTTCAG CTCAGCATAAAGCGATAGCAAGGAAGGTTTCCCAGCCGAAAGCTGTTCAGGGGGCACTAGGAATGGACATTCATAAGGTTAAGGCTATTCAGAGCAGAATTGATGACTTCACCACGAGGATGTCTGAGTTACTCCGCATAGAAAGGGACTCTGAACTGGAGTTTACCCAGCAGGAATTGGATGCGGTTCCCATGCCAGACGAGACGTCTGATATGTCTAAACCAATTGAGTTCCTGGTTACTCATGGGCAGGTTGAGCAGGAGCTCTGTGACACCATCTGTAATTTGATTGCTGTCAACACTTTCATAG GTTTGGGTGGCATGCATGTGGTGGTGTTTAGGGTGGAGGGACATCACAGATTACCCCCAACAACCCTCTCTCCAGGTGATTTGGTTTGTGTGAGGACTTGTGATAGCAGAGGTGCAGGTGCAACTTCTTGCGTACAGGGGTTTGTTAACAACCTAGGGGATGATGGATGTAGCATCAGTGTGGCATTGGAATCTAGACATGGTGATCCCACTTTTTCTAAGCTCTTTGGTAAGAGCATACGCATCGACCGCATTTATGGATTGGCTGATACACTCACATATGAG CGGAATTGTGAAGCCCTCATGATGCTTCAGAAGAAAGGTTTACAGAAGAAAAATTCTTCGATAGGTACCGTGGCCACATTGTTTGGCGACGAAGATGATGTTGCATGGCTGGAGGAGAATGATGTGGTAGACTGGGCTGAAGCAGAAGTAAATGGAATGTTagattttgataaatatgaCAAATCACAGCGAAGGGCAATAGCATTAGGATTAAACAAGAAGCGGCCCATGTTGATTATTCAAGGGCCACCTGGAACTGGAAAGACAGGTTTACTTAAGAAAATAATACTGCTATCTGTTGAACGTGGTGAAAGGGTTCTTGTTACTGCCCCAACTAATGCAGCAGTGGATAACATGGTTGAGAAACTTTCTGATGTTGAGATTGACATAGTGAGGGTCGGAAATCCAGCACGAATATCATCCACAGTAGCTTCAAAATCTTTGGCTGAGATTGTCGACTTTAGGCTTGAAGATTTCAGAGAAGAGTTTGAAAGGAAGAAATCTGATCTGCGAAAAGACTTGAGACAATGTTTGCGGGATGATTCTTTAGCAGCTGGAATACGCCAACTTCTAAAACAACTTGGAAAGGCATTAAAGAAGAAGGAGAAGGAGACAGTAAGGGATATATTAACAAGTGCTCAAGTTGTGCTAACAACTAACACTGGAGCAGCCGATCCACTTATCAGACGACTGGATACTTTTGACCTTGTTGTTATAGATGAAGCAGGTCAAGCCATCGAACCATCCTGCTGGATCCCAATGTTGCAGGGAAGGCGCACTATCCTTGCAGGTGATGAATGCCAGCTTGCTCCGGTGATTTTATCAAGAAAAGCCTCTGAAGGTGGTCTAGGAATATCTCTCCTAGAGAGAGCTGCAAAGTTGCATGACGGGGTTCTTGCCACAAAGTTAACTACTCAATATCGCATGAATGATGCAATAGCAAGTTGGGCCTCAAAGGAGATGTACGAAGGAACATTAACATCATCTCAAACAGTCTCTTCTCATCTTCTAGTAGATTCTCCATTTGTCATG CCCACATGGATAACACAATGTCCATTGCTTTTGCTTGATACAAGAATGCCATATGGAAGTTTGTCAGTAGGTTGTGAGGAGCATTTGGACCCAGCTGGCACGGGATCTTTCTACAATGAAGGGGAGGCTGATATAATTGTGCAACATGTCTTTTCCTTGCTTTATGCTG GTGTTAGCCCATCTGCCATAGCTGTGCAATCTCCTTATGTTGCTCAAGTACAGTTATTGAGGGACAGGCTTGATGAGATTCCAGTGGCTAGAGGGATAGAGGTATCCACCATTGATAGCTTTCAAGGGCGGGAAGCTGATGCAGTAATTATATCAATG GTTCGATCAAACACAATGGGAGCTGTTGGATTTCTAGGGGATAGTCGGAGAATGAACGTTGCCATAACTAGAGCTCGCAAACATGTAGCTGTGGTATGTGACAGCTCAACAATATGTCACAACACCTTCCTGGCTAGGTTGCTTCGCCATATAAGATATTTTGGAAGGGTGAAGCATGCTGAGCCTGGTAGTTTTGGCGGATCTGGGTTAGGCATGAACCCTATGTTGCCTTCTATCAGTTAA